One genomic window of Thermodesulfobacteriota bacterium includes the following:
- the murG gene encoding undecaprenyldiphospho-muramoylpentapeptide beta-N-acetylglucosaminyltransferase, with translation MRIIIAGGGTGGHVFPAISVANEISERNEGDEILFVGTKRGMENELVVKHGYEIKHISSKGFVGRGLLNKGLASVHAIKGLLDSASIIKDYKPDVVLGVGGYVSGPFLMSAVMLRVPTAICEQNTVPGVTNRILGRFVDKIFASFDSSVQFFPSHKVHITGNPIRKDILNSKVESSEGDSINILIFGGSQGATSLNRSLPQAFSKIKRENINIVHQTGKKDLDLVSDLYDDHGIDASVHEFIHDMAEAYSKAHLVIGRAGAGTIAEITALGKPSILVPFPFAAHDHQLENAKILHERQAAFLIEDKYATPEKLAQELENILQIEILESMSEQSKRLGKPQASKDIVDTLYKMAGVGR, from the coding sequence ATGAGAATAATAATAGCCGGCGGAGGAACAGGGGGACATGTGTTCCCTGCGATATCTGTAGCAAATGAGATTTCAGAGAGAAACGAGGGAGATGAGATTCTTTTTGTAGGCACAAAAAGAGGCATGGAAAACGAACTTGTTGTAAAACATGGCTACGAAATAAAGCACATAAGCTCCAAGGGCTTTGTGGGGAGAGGTCTCCTTAATAAAGGCCTGGCATCAGTTCATGCTATAAAGGGTCTTTTGGATTCAGCCTCAATAATCAAAGACTATAAGCCTGATGTTGTTTTAGGAGTTGGCGGATACGTGTCGGGACCATTTTTGATGTCGGCCGTTATGCTCAGAGTGCCGACGGCCATATGTGAACAAAACACAGTTCCGGGTGTTACAAATAGAATCTTAGGGAGGTTTGTAGATAAGATATTTGCCTCGTTCGACTCAAGTGTTCAGTTCTTCCCCTCTCACAAAGTTCATATAACAGGAAACCCGATCAGAAAAGACATACTAAACTCTAAGGTCGAGTCCTCAGAGGGAGACTCAATAAATATTCTAATCTTTGGAGGAAGCCAAGGGGCAACTTCTCTAAATAGATCACTTCCTCAGGCCTTTTCTAAAATAAAAAGAGAAAATATAAATATTGTGCATCAGACCGGCAAAAAAGACCTGGATTTGGTAAGTGATCTTTATGACGATCATGGAATAGACGCAAGTGTGCATGAGTTTATTCATGATATGGCAGAGGCTTACAGCAAAGCGCACCTTGTAATTGGAAGAGCCGGTGCTGGAACTATTGCTGAGATTACAGCTCTCGGAAAACCTTCTATACTTGTCCCGTTCCCGTTCGCAGCGCACGATCATCAACTTGAGAACGCAAAAATACTCCATGAGAGACAAGCGGCATTCCTCATAGAAGACAAATACGCTACACCTGAGAAATTAGCCCAAGAATTAGAGAATATTCTTCAAATAGAAATATTAGAGTCAATGTCTGAGCAGTCAAAAAGACTTGGTAAGCCACAGGCTTCTAAAGATATTGTGGATACGCTATACAAAATGGCTGGAGTAGGGAGATAG
- the murC gene encoding UDP-N-acetylmuramate--L-alanine ligase: MYGKIKRIHFVGIGGIGMSGIAEVLINMGYEISGSDLGQSSTVKRLKDLGAKISIGHSAKNVEGSGVVVISSAIRADNPEVVRANELNIPVIPRAEMLAELMRLRYGIAVAGSHGKTTTTSMVAAVLSYGKLDPTIVVGGKVKAMGTNARLGRGKFMVVEADESDGSFLRLSPVISVLTNIDEEHMDYYKDMAELESTFLEFLNKIPFYGLSVLCLDCPRVKALSKDFKKRIITYGFDKDAELRAENVEVSGFETNFNVILNSTELGSITLNVPGRHNAQNALAAIAIGLELGMSFDEVSKGLSEFRGIDRRLQVKGEARGITVVDDYAHHPKEIEVTLSALKDSHDGRVVVIFQPHRYSRTKLLFDEFVEALSHTDMLYIMDIYAASEDPVDGISSENLVQSISKKGQKNVHYLNGDKMLKTVVDNLKSDDLVITLGAGNVWAFGEKIVEEIR, translated from the coding sequence TTGTACGGCAAAATTAAAAGAATACATTTTGTAGGAATTGGCGGCATCGGGATGAGCGGAATAGCTGAGGTTCTGATAAATATGGGTTATGAGATCTCAGGCTCAGACCTAGGTCAATCCTCAACTGTTAAAAGACTAAAAGACTTGGGAGCTAAGATCAGTATAGGCCACAGCGCAAAGAACGTGGAAGGATCGGGCGTGGTTGTTATCTCCTCTGCAATTAGAGCAGATAATCCAGAAGTAGTAAGAGCAAATGAGCTAAATATCCCCGTAATTCCAAGAGCAGAGATGCTGGCTGAGCTTATGAGACTAAGATACGGTATTGCCGTAGCTGGAAGCCATGGAAAGACCACAACAACTTCTATGGTAGCAGCGGTGCTGTCTTATGGAAAGCTTGACCCAACAATAGTGGTCGGCGGAAAAGTTAAAGCCATGGGAACCAATGCACGCTTAGGAAGGGGCAAGTTTATGGTAGTTGAAGCAGATGAGAGCGACGGCTCATTTTTAAGACTATCACCAGTTATCTCTGTGCTCACAAACATAGACGAAGAGCATATGGATTATTACAAAGACATGGCAGAGCTTGAAAGCACATTCCTTGAATTTTTAAACAAAATACCATTCTATGGTCTAAGCGTTCTTTGCCTCGATTGCCCCAGAGTGAAGGCGCTCTCAAAAGATTTTAAAAAGCGAATAATTACATATGGTTTTGATAAAGATGCAGAACTAAGAGCAGAAAATGTAGAAGTATCAGGATTTGAAACAAACTTTAATGTGATTTTGAACTCTACTGAGCTTGGGTCAATTACACTTAACGTCCCAGGCCGCCATAATGCCCAGAACGCCCTTGCGGCAATTGCAATCGGGCTTGAGCTTGGAATGAGCTTTGATGAGGTAAGTAAGGGGCTATCAGAGTTTAGAGGCATAGACAGGAGGCTTCAAGTTAAGGGCGAGGCAAGAGGCATAACTGTTGTTGATGATTATGCCCATCACCCCAAAGAGATAGAGGTAACCCTTTCAGCACTAAAAGACTCCCATGACGGCAGGGTTGTTGTGATCTTTCAACCCCATAGATACTCAAGGACAAAGCTTTTATTTGATGAATTTGTGGAAGCTCTCTCGCACACTGATATGTTGTATATAATGGATATATATGCGGCAAGTGAAGACCCTGTTGATGGAATTTCCTCAGAAAATCTAGTTCAGTCTATTTCAAAAAAAGGTCAAAAGAACGTTCACTATCTAAATGGTGATAAGATGCTTAAAACAGTAGTTGATAATCTAAAGTCAGATGACCTCGTGATAACGCTTGGAGCAGGCAACGTGTGGGCATTTGGAGAAAAGATTGTAGAGGAGATTAGGTGA
- the murB gene encoding UDP-N-acetylmuramate dehydrogenase: protein MKDLLAQIKSLGLGVKPDYPMKKYTWLRVGGDADAVVEPGSTLEFIELLNLLSSKKIPWVVLGEGSNTIVYDMGISGIVISTKKLKKFEIVEDTKVLAESGVILGTIMNQTIKAGLCGFEFAAGIPGTVGGGIFMNAGANSGEIKDVVETVWIWLDGQEIAIDRKDINFEYRKSNLPKGSVVTKALFGLHKGDSAKSEQNVKEYMARRNSTQPIKMSNTGSIFKNPENIAAGQLIEELGLKGYSIGGAMFSDLHANFIVNVGGASAQDVLSLIELAKKEAFEKRGITLETEVRVIGNKEK from the coding sequence GTGAAGGATTTGCTAGCCCAAATAAAGAGCTTAGGATTAGGCGTAAAGCCTGACTATCCAATGAAAAAATATACCTGGCTTAGGGTCGGCGGGGATGCAGACGCCGTTGTTGAACCAGGTAGCACACTTGAGTTCATAGAGCTATTAAATCTTCTATCATCTAAGAAAATACCTTGGGTAGTGCTTGGTGAGGGCTCAAACACAATAGTCTATGATATGGGCATTTCAGGAATAGTTATTTCCACAAAAAAACTAAAAAAATTCGAGATAGTAGAGGACACCAAAGTATTAGCTGAATCAGGGGTTATCTTGGGCACAATTATGAACCAGACTATTAAAGCCGGGCTCTGCGGATTTGAGTTTGCGGCAGGAATTCCGGGCACTGTTGGCGGCGGGATATTTATGAACGCGGGAGCCAATAGCGGTGAGATAAAAGACGTAGTTGAGACTGTCTGGATATGGCTTGATGGACAAGAGATTGCAATAGATAGAAAGGATATAAATTTTGAATATCGAAAGAGCAATTTGCCCAAGGGCAGCGTTGTAACTAAAGCGCTTTTTGGACTTCATAAAGGAGACAGTGCAAAGAGCGAGCAAAATGTTAAGGAGTACATGGCCAGGCGAAACTCAACCCAGCCGATTAAGATGTCAAACACTGGCTCAATTTTCAAAAACCCTGAGAACATTGCCGCAGGGCAGCTTATAGAAGAGCTGGGGCTTAAAGGCTACTCTATTGGAGGAGCTATGTTTTCTGATCTCCATGCAAACTTTATTGTAAATGTTGGGGGCGCTAGTGCTCAGGATGTACTTAGCTTGATTGAACTTGCAAAAAAAGAGGCTTTTGAAAAAAGAGGAATTACTCTAGAGACAGAGGTTAGAGTAATAGGAAACAAAGAAAAGTGA
- a CDS encoding FtsQ-type POTRA domain-containing protein, which produces MIELEDEIVEESKFSYMKYIKVLCALIVFAALGIAVYYTVHLETFTVSEIAISGNTKIQDKEILKRSGLRNNESTIFFFESAVEQNILKNPWVKSVTVTKEFPKKVSIDIVEEEAYCLIVDQEGSIYYISQDGKRLGQSNFEQGLDFPVLIGEGINDADLVKEAIQLLELSSESKVLNWSQISEIHLDSIYGIDLFTIDKKRIEFDTKDIVNKWRKVEKIITHAQMLGLEEKYINISSESMGVVNFDLQVVNTDAEEDG; this is translated from the coding sequence GTGATAGAACTTGAAGACGAGATTGTAGAAGAGAGCAAGTTTTCATATATGAAGTACATAAAAGTTCTCTGCGCACTGATTGTGTTTGCAGCGCTGGGAATTGCGGTCTACTATACTGTTCATCTAGAGACGTTCACTGTTTCAGAAATTGCAATAAGCGGCAATACCAAAATACAAGACAAGGAAATCCTCAAACGCTCAGGGCTTAGAAATAATGAGAGCACTATATTCTTTTTTGAGTCCGCAGTGGAGCAAAATATATTAAAAAACCCATGGGTAAAGAGTGTAACAGTCACTAAAGAGTTCCCAAAGAAAGTTTCAATAGACATTGTAGAAGAAGAGGCATATTGCTTAATAGTTGATCAAGAGGGCAGTATTTACTACATTAGCCAAGACGGAAAGCGTTTAGGGCAATCAAATTTTGAGCAAGGTCTTGATTTTCCTGTCCTGATAGGCGAAGGTATAAATGACGCGGATCTTGTAAAAGAGGCAATACAATTATTAGAGTTATCTTCAGAGAGCAAGGTACTTAATTGGAGTCAGATCTCTGAGATCCACCTAGATTCAATATACGGCATTGATTTATTTACAATAGACAAAAAGCGTATTGAATTTGATACCAAAGATATTGTAAATAAGTGGCGCAAGGTCGAGAAAATAATCACCCATGCACAGATGCTGGGTTTAGAAGAGAAATACATAAATATTAGCTCAGAGAGTATGGGTGTTGTAAATTTTGATTTGCAAGTTGTGAATACTGACGCTGAAGAAGATGGGTAA
- the ftsA gene encoding cell division protein FtsA, with protein sequence MGKEQNLIIGLDIGTTKICAIVGEFNPEIEEVEIIGVGTYPSFGLKRGVVVNIENTIQSIKNAVEEAEHMAGCEIRTVFVGIAGGHIKGISGHGMITIREREVARQDLERVIESANAVLIPADREIIHVIPQEYIVDGQTGIKDPIGIYGVKLETRVHIVTGQVTAAQNLVKCIHGAGMDVADVVLEQLASSEAVLTEDEKEIGVVLIDCGGGTTDIAVFVGGSIRYTENVTLGGDNIDRDIALGLSTPLAEARKIKEKHGTALAELVSPEEEIEVPSVGGKHFRKVSRKDLAMVIEPRMEEIFTLAKTEIMKSGYDELVPAGVVITGGSVIMNGTVELAERVLEMPVRMGIPTAIGGLTDIIANPVYSTGVGLVLYGAGYTGDKKLRIRDENVFKKIFDSMKNWFQEFF encoded by the coding sequence ATGGGTAAAGAGCAAAACTTGATAATAGGCTTAGATATTGGCACAACTAAAATATGTGCTATTGTTGGGGAATTCAATCCGGAAATTGAAGAAGTAGAAATAATAGGGGTAGGCACATATCCTTCCTTTGGTCTAAAAAGAGGGGTGGTTGTAAATATTGAAAACACCATCCAGTCCATTAAGAATGCCGTTGAAGAAGCCGAACACATGGCGGGTTGTGAAATAAGAACAGTCTTTGTGGGTATTGCCGGTGGTCATATAAAAGGGATCAGCGGCCATGGAATGATTACGATCAGAGAAAGAGAAGTGGCAAGGCAGGACTTAGAGAGAGTTATTGAATCTGCAAACGCCGTGCTCATTCCTGCTGATAGAGAAATAATCCACGTAATTCCCCAAGAATATATAGTTGACGGACAGACAGGGATTAAAGATCCGATTGGCATATACGGAGTTAAGCTGGAAACCAGAGTTCATATCGTTACGGGACAAGTAACAGCTGCACAAAATCTAGTAAAATGTATTCACGGCGCTGGAATGGATGTTGCTGATGTAGTGCTAGAACAGCTTGCCTCAAGTGAGGCTGTTCTTACTGAAGATGAAAAAGAGATCGGAGTAGTGCTTATTGACTGTGGAGGCGGAACCACGGATATTGCCGTATTTGTAGGCGGCAGTATAAGATATACGGAGAACGTAACTCTGGGCGGTGATAACATAGACCGAGACATTGCGCTTGGACTCTCCACTCCACTAGCAGAAGCAAGAAAAATTAAAGAGAAACATGGTACAGCATTAGCTGAGCTTGTATCTCCAGAGGAAGAAATAGAGGTTCCAAGCGTCGGCGGCAAGCATTTTAGAAAAGTATCTAGAAAAGATCTTGCTATGGTAATTGAACCCAGAATGGAAGAGATATTCACTTTAGCCAAGACCGAAATAATGAAATCGGGTTATGACGAATTAGTTCCGGCAGGAGTTGTCATAACTGGCGGAAGTGTTATCATGAATGGTACGGTTGAACTCGCTGAACGAGTCTTAGAAATGCCTGTAAGAATGGGCATTCCAACCGCTATCGGCGGCTTAACAGATATAATAGCAAACCCTGTTTACTCCACTGGAGTTGGTCTGGTTTTATACGGCGCGGGGTACACTGGAGACAAAAAACTCCGCATTAGAGATGAAAATGTGTTTAAAAAAATATT